The following coding sequences are from one bacterium window:
- a CDS encoding SoxR reducing system RseC family protein — MREKGKIITVNDNMAVVELTPHMGCKSCAMSEVCRTTGSGLRRLNVNTSGIRISSGDYVEVETPAKTVVTAAFLIFVLPLLISGAAYILIEKFTDNPGLGIAGFFLFFIISEFLLWAIDKIAKKIQFFRPSIVNPIEKIKN, encoded by the coding sequence ATGCGGGAAAAAGGGAAGATTATAACTGTAAACGACAATATGGCTGTTGTGGAACTAACACCTCACATGGGATGTAAATCATGTGCAATGAGCGAAGTTTGCCGAACCACAGGTTCAGGTTTGAGAAGGCTTAATGTAAATACAAGCGGAATAAGAATATCTTCGGGAGATTATGTGGAAGTTGAAACTCCTGCAAAAACTGTTGTAACCGCAGCGTTTCTTATCTTTGTACTGCCTTTATTAATATCAGGTGCAGCTTACATATTAATAGAAAAATTTACTGACAACCCCGGGCTCGGTATTGCGGGGTTCTTTCTATTTTTTATTATTTCAGAATTTTTGCTCTGGGCGATTGACAAGATTGCAAAAAAAATACAATTTTTCCGCCCTTCTATCGTTAACCCTATTGAAAAGATAAAAAATTAA